A DNA window from Myripristis murdjan chromosome 19, fMyrMur1.1, whole genome shotgun sequence contains the following coding sequences:
- the LOC115378168 gene encoding 5-hydroxytryptamine receptor 3A-like encodes MTPGALLLLLLLTDGTSCQKVCSYQDVIDHLNLTRRSDVFTLTRPVLDHTHRTVVKLDIILYAILAVIEKTQTFIPFIWVIMKWNNEFISWDPSRFCGITRVSLPKKKLWIPDLFIYEMTEKDDAPQSPYVYVDHDGTVTLEDDLRVVSTCKMDVHKFPFDTQSCNITIGSAIHSVDEVQLVPFSNSSRATQFSREVMKTQGEWDFLNLTVSSNSFNFEHGDWENLIYTITMKRRPLLHIINFLLPILFFLCLDLASFFISDHRGEKLGFKVTVLLAISVLLLILNEILPAMSNKTPLIATYCIVIFALMLLNLLETILVTHLMEKDSPTQESCRLRDNCEGKQGESKTHFCDREEKRDNHCVCVCDMPGGDTPCELLPMAEQVGSGRPAGECGVLLLILEELRRLQRSQALLLSGTMDGGTPGYWTRAATKINTLFFIFYVVTVSLFLIFMCIEWSS; translated from the exons ATGACACCCGGagctctcctcctgctgctcctcctcacag ACGGGACGTCCTGTCAGAAAGTGTGCAGTTACCAGGATGTGATCGACCACCTGAACCTGACCAGAAGGAGCGACGTGTTCACACTGACGCGGCCCGTTCTGGACCACACACACCGCACCGTGGTCAAACTGGACATCATCCTCTATGCTATTTTGGCTGTG ATTGAGAAAACTCAGACGTTCATTCCCTTCATCTGGGTAATCATG AAGTGGAACAATGAGTTCATCTCCTGGGACCCCTCCCGCTTCTGTGGCATCACAAGGGTTTCTCTGCCCAAAAAAAAGCTGTGGATACCAGACCTGTTTATCTATGAGAT GACAGAGAAGGACGACGCTCCTCAAAGTCCGTATGTATATGTTGACCATGATGGCACTGTGACTCTGGAGGATGATCTGAGGGTGGTCAGCACCTGTAAGATGGACGTCCACAAGTTCCCCTTCGACACCCAGAGCTGCAACATCACCATTGGTTCTGCGATTCACAGCG TTGATGAAGTGCAGCTCGTCCCGTTCTCCAACTCGTCCCGGGCCACGCAGTTTTCTCGTGAGGTGATGAAGACGCAGGGCGAGTGGGATTTTCTCAACCTGACGGTCTCTAGCAACTCGTTCAATTTCGAACACGGAGATTGGGAAAATTTGATATACACT ATCACCATGAAGAGGAGGCCTCTCCTCCACATCATCAACTTCCTGTTGCCCATCCTGTTCTTCCTGTGTCTGGACCTGGCCTCCTTCTTCATCTCAGATCATCGGGGGGAGAAGCTGGGCTTCAAAGTCACCGTGCTGCTGGCCatctcagtgctgctgctcattTTGAACGAAATCCTGCCCGCCATGTCCAACAAAACTCCGCTCATAG CGACCTACTGCATTGTGATTTTTGCTCTGATGCTGCTGAATCTCTTGGAGACAATCTTGGTGACGCATTTGATGGAGAAGGACTCTCCAACCCAGGAGAGCTGCAGGCTGAGAGACAACTGTGAAGGCAAGCAGGGTGAATCTAAAACTCATTTctgtgacagag AGGAAAAACGAGacaatcactgtgtgtgtgtctgtgacatgCCTGGTGGTGACACACCATGTGAACTGCTGCCCATGGCTGAACAG GTGGGGAGCGGCAGGCCAGCAGGAGAGTgtggtgtgctgctgctgatcctggaggagctgaggaggctgCAGAGGAGCCAGGCGTTGCTCCTTAGCGGCACGATGGACGGAGGGACGCCGGGCTACTGGACCAGAGCCGCCACCAAAATCAACACCCTGTTCTTCATTTTCTATGTCGTCACTGTCTCACTTTTTCTAATATTCATGTGTATAGAATGGAGCTCTTAG